In a single window of the Gadus macrocephalus chromosome 6, ASM3116895v1 genome:
- the vsig10 gene encoding V-set and immunoglobulin domain-containing protein 10 — translation MRVVIAAVFLQLILYISGEHTNGESLTIGRCLILHNGSIAVNGLIPVNGSYLCKATSQDNPTQASVELHVIVLRRQPLPPFSEEGSLAGVCVILENGSISLHGVFLDGVGSYSCLTTSPNNMIQTVSLQVLGAEERLSVSIVPTFPLPNGTLVAYRGLNVSFNCSSSSAPPSRTLSWGHWGAGPSNATLASGRGAWLGLRIPDIQPGDQGEYWCESQSNLTSRRTNCSTKLLVYYAPAQHPDCMWELGPDPSEVQFNCTWPGAYPTPMLRWVEIHDGPDTQAKDHLYVSDQADSLVVSLNRTGLYNGQTLKCIAEHPTLQQEEHKSCLLNLKLPYPEGNPLVTALEKTNVTLTCTEDSSVPPADTTWRRGVEQVEIKPGSKYSVVGSGPELRLTIYNLSKEDEGIYFCRSENPLAVRELEVYLTVKASSTYTGAIIGLFIALLVVGTGVITAKLVYCSSDRICLGNGFGRMEEDRGDVISLVDSEEEVFEQTVPRLPPVTNGHHTTHAEIHPVPVGDGEDIDSTETSAQQRENIVEIEDPLQLIKF, via the exons GTATCGCTGTCAACGGACTTATTCCGGTTAATGGTAGCTACCTGTGCAAGGCCACGTCTCAAGACAACCCAACTCAGGCAAGTGTTGAACTGCATGTTATTG TGCTGAGAAGACAGCCGCTCCCGCCCTTCAGTGAGGAGGGCTCCCTGGCTGGGGTTTGTGTCATCTTGGAGAACGGAAGTATTTCTCTGCATGGGGTTTTCCTGGATGGTGTGGGGAGCTACAGCTGCCTCACCACCTCCCCAAACAACATGATCCAAACTGTTTCTTTACAGGTTCTTG GTGCCGAGGAAAGGTTGTCCGTGTCCATTGTTCCCACGTTCCCTCTCCCCAACGGCACGCTGGTGGCGTACCGCGGCCTCAACGTGTCCTTCAACTGCTCCAGCTCATCCGCCCCGCCCTCTCGGACTCTGTCCTGGGGCCACTGGGGGGCCGGCCCCAGCAATGCAACGCTGGCGTCAGGCCGTGGGGCTTGGCTGGGCCTCCGCATCCCGGACATCCAGCCAGGTGACCAGGGGGAGTACTGGTGTGAATCCCAGAGCAACCTGACCTCCCGCAGAACCAACTGCAGCACCAAGCTCCTCGTCTACT ATGCCCCGGCGCAGCACCCTGACTGTATGTGGGAGCTGGGCCCGGACCCCTCTGAGGTCCAGTTCAACTGCACCTGGCCCGGGGCGTACCCCACGCCCATGCTACGCTGGGTGGAGATCCACGACGGGCCGGACACCCAGGCCAAAGACCACCTCTACGTCTCCGACCAGGCCGACAGCCTGGTGGTCAGCCTGAACAGGACCGGGCTGTACAACGGCCAGACACTAAAGTGCATCGCAGAGCACCCCACACTACAGCAGGAAGAACACAAGTCCTGTCTCCTGAATCTCA AGCTTCCGTACCCTGAGGGGAACCCACTGGTCACGGCCCTGGAGAAGACTAACGTGACTCTGACCTGCACGGAGGACAGCTCCGTCCCACCCGCCGACAccacctggaggaggggggtggagcaGGTGGAGATCAAGCCCGGCTCCAAGTACTCGGTGGTCGGGTCAGGCCCAGAACTCCGCCTGACCATCTACAACTTGAGCAAGGAGGATGAGGGCATCTACTTCTGCCGAAGCGAGAACCCCCTGGCCGTCCGCGAGCTGGAGGTCTACCTGACcgtgaagg CCTCATCCACCTACACCGGGGCCATTATCGGCCTCTTCATCGCATTGCTCGTCGTCGGCACCGGTGTCATCACGGCTAAACTGGTGTACTGCAGTTCCGACCGGATCTGTCTGg gaaATGGCTTTGG gaggatggaggaagacAGGGGAGACGTCATAAGTCTGGTGGACTCTGAGGAAGAGGTCTTCGAGCAGACAGTTCCTCGACTCCCCCCTGTGACAAACGGGCATCACACCACCCACGCTGAGATACACCCCGTTCCTGTTG GTGACGGCGAGGATATAGACTCCACTGAGACGAGTGCCCAGCAGAGGGAAAACATTGTAGAGATTGAAGATCCTCTACAGTTAATAAAGTTCTAA